The DNA window GCCCCGAATGAGAACCCGGCCAGGGTGCCGAATTCCAGAAAGCTCCCCATCATCCCGCGGCGACGACTGGGGGCGTATTCAGCCATGAAGGTTGCGGCGCCGCCGTACTCACCGCCGGTGGAGAACCCCTGGATCATTCGCAGGAATACCAGCAGGAACGGGGCCCACAGACCGATGGAGGCGTAGGTCGGAAGGAGGGCGACGCAAAAAGTCGCACCGGCCATCAACAGGATCGTCATCGCCAGGACCTGCTTTCGGCCGAGGCGATCTCCCAGCGGGCCCCAGACGAATCCACCGAGCGGTCTCACGAGGAACGAGACCGCGAACGTCATCAATGCAAGCAAGGTCGCCTGCTGCGTGTCTCCGGGAAAGATCGCCGCGGAGATATACGTCACGCCGTAGGCGTAGATGCCGTAGTCGAACCACTCGGTTGCGTTGCCGATCGCAGAGGCTGCGACGGCCTTTCGTGTGACTTCCGGCGGTGGTTCGTGCTCGGCACCCGCTGATTGAGCTGCACCGGAGTTCACACGTTCCCCCTAGTCCGACGGATTCCACGCATTCCGACCCATGCCGTGCACAAACCCGTCGCGGTATATCCATACGAGCGCCGCAGCAAACGTCGCCCGACATGTTCGGCAGCACGCTACCGTTCATCGCCGTCGGGCTCCTGCCGTTCATCGGTTTCCCTCGCGCCGTCGGCGGGTGTCGGTTCCAGCGCGACGCTCCATGCTCGTTCGGCGGCCGCGGCGGCCCGCGCCTGGATCTCGGCCGGCCGCAGCTGCACCACCCGACCCACCGCGCGGCGAAGGCCGGGGGCCCCACGCACTCTCAAGAGGTTGCCTACCCGCCCCGCCCGGTAGCGCAGCGGTGAGCCGATGAATTCGCCCATCACCACGCCCGCCCCGATCGCCAGTGCCGTCGCCGCCGCGGCCGCCGCTTGAGCGATTCCCTGGCCGTAATCCTGGTCGACGACGAAATAGAACACCGCCCTGAACACGGCCAGGCCTGGGAGCATCGGTGTGATTCCGGCGGTCGCCGTCACCAGAGCCGGCGCCTGCCGCCGGATGGACGACAACGTCGCCAGCAAGCCGACCCCCACCGCGGCGGTCCCCGTGGCGAACACCTGGCCGAACCCTCCGCTCGCGAGGCCGATCAGTACCAGCTCAGCGAGGCCGGCCACGACTCCGGCGGTGGCCACCGCGCGGAAACGTGCGTAGCTGACGATGGTCAGGCACGCACCCGCCAAGGCCGCGCCCGATACGGCGAGCGCCATCCGCCCCGGCCCACTCGGCATGATGAAGGTCTCCGTCGCGTCGACCTGGAGTCGGATCGTGATGTCGGCAACAGCAGCGACCTGAAGTCCGGCGAGAATACCGACCACGATGCCCGCCGTCATGAACAGAACGTCACCGAGCCGAGCGACGGCGGTCAGCATGTATCCGGTGAGCGCATCTTGTACCGAGCCGACCAGCGTCAGCCCGGACAACAGCATCACGATCCCGGTGGCCACCAGCGCGGTCGGCCCTTGGTCGGCGTACAGGTAGGCGGCCACGGCGACGAGGGTGGCGATGAAAGCTCCAGCCGCCTGCTGGAAGAACAGAGGTGTCCCGATCCGGTGCAACAGTCGATTCACCCGATCGATGACCGCTGACGTCACCGCGGCCAAAAGGCACGTCAACCAGGAGCCACCGAAGAGCATCGCGATGCCGAGAGCGAAGCCTGCCCATCCCACGGTCACAACCCATCGCGGGTACGGGTGCGGGCGCGCAGTCAACTCGTCCATCGCTTCGTGGGCCTGATCGACCGAGACACCACCGGAGGTGATCCGCCGGACCAACCGATCGAGCACCGCCAGCCTCGAGTAGTCGGTGGACCGAGCGTGGGCCGACCGCACGATGGTGACGGGCGGGCTGGCCTCCGTGGTCATCGCCGAGGCGAAGATAGTGGTGACGAAAACATCGATGACACAGTCATGGAGCTGATAGGCCGCGGCCACGTCTTGAGCAGTCACGACGACATCCGCGGTGCCCGAGCCGGATGACAGCATCACCTCGGCAAGCCGCACGGTCAGATCGAGCACCTTGCGGGTGTGAAGATCGTCGACGCCGCCCGCCAGCCGGCTTCGCTGTCCGGCCGATGGAGCGGGGTCACGACGCCCGAGCAGCGGAATTCTCAGTCCGAGCCGGCGTCGGTCTGTGTTCCCTTCGTGGGCAGGATCTGTCACCGATCAGGAATCGATGTGCCCGCGACGTGTCGCGGTCATGAGCATGACCATGTTCGTTCCATATCCGACGGAGTGGCGCTTCAAACCCGTTGGAGGTGTGGCTGCGCGACAGACTCGGTGGTGAAGTCAGGAGCTGCGATGGACCGGACGGGTTACGGACGGCTCCGCGCAGCGCAGGGTCAGCAGGGTGATCTCGCTGGGAGCGAACACCCGGAAGGGCGGACCCCAGAACCCTGTCCCGCGGCTGGTGTACAGCTGAGTCCGCTCACCATGTCGACTCAGTCCAGCCACCACCGGTTGATCCAGTCGGACAAGGTAATTGAACGGCCAGATCTGGCCGCCATGAGTGTGTCCCGAAACCTGGAGATCGACGCCGGCCCGCACGGCGTGCGAAACCTGCTTTGGTTGGTGCGCCAGCAGGAATACCGGCAGCGTGCACTCGGCACCTGTGAGGGCGGCATCGAGATTTGCGCCGTGCCCGTCGACACCGGATGCCTTGGCGGTGGCGTCGTCCACGCCGGCGACGATGAGCTGATCCCCGCCGCGTTCGACGATGACGTGGCGGTTGTGCAGTGCAGCCCAGCCGATGCTCTCCATGTAATCCAGCCACCCCTGCGCCTCGCTGAAGTACTCGTGGTTGCCGGTGACATAGACACGCGCCGAGGCGGCCTTCACCGCCGCCAACGGGCTCGCCTGCTTCTCGCGCACCTGGACCGTTCCATCGGCGATATCGCCGACGTGACACACGACGTCGGCGCCGAGGCCGTTGACCCGATCGACGACGGCGGCCGACCACCGCGCCCGGTCGATCGGCCCATAGTGGGTGTCGGTGATGAGGGCAACCCGCAGGCCATCCAGACCCCGGCCGAGCCGGTCGATGGTCACCTCGATTTCCCGGACGCGCGGAACTCGCATCGCCTCGAAGTAGCCCCAGCCGAGGAGGGCCGCGACGACGACAAGGACGCCGGCCGCGACCCAGCGTGACCGCGCTGGGTCCGGGACCCCCGCGCCGAGCAGCACCAGGCGTGCGATCTGGCCCAGTACCGACCAGACGAACAGCACCCACGCCGCGCCCAGCAGCGCATCGCCGACCGCGGCGGCCCCGTCGAGATGCCTGCGGCCGTGCCCGAACACCATCAGCGACGGCAGGGCGATAGCCGCCGCGACGAAGAAGAGGGTGCCCGCCACGAACACGGCCGTCGGCCATACCGCTCCGGACGCCAGCAGCGTCCACCACGGCACACCGAACAGCAGCAGCACGATGGCCACCACCACCGCCAGGCGGCGACGATGGCGGGACCGCCGTGGCGGGTCGAGTGATTCGACTACGTCGGCCGGGATGTCTGTCATCAATGACGACGTTACCGAGGGATTCGAGGGCTCGCCGCGCCGACAACTCGGTACGCGATCGGCCTCACAACCGGCCCGGCCGGGTCGTGAAGAGAACGTGACACGGTCCTGTTCGCCGCTTCACATCGATGACACGGCCGCCGGGCAGGCTCGCGCAGATACCTAAATGCCGCCCGGCCGCCGACGCCCTGGCGCTGATCGCCCATCGACGACGGAAGAAGCGACGCCATGTCCTACGTGGAACCCCCGCAGTTCGTAACGAAGATGATCGACGCCGGTGAAAACAAGGTGTTCATGTCCACCCGAGACACCGTGATCCGTGCCTACATGGCCGGCGCCATCCTCGCCTTGGCCGCGGCGTTCGCGGTCACGATCACCGTGCAGACGGGTAACGCCCTCATCGGGGCAGTGCTGTTTCCGGTCGGTTTCTGTCTGCTGTATTTGATGGGCTTCGACTTGCTCACCGGAGTCTTCACGCTGGTTCCGTTGGCGTTGCTCGACAAACGGCGTGGCGTCACGATCCGGTCAATGCTGCGCAATTGGGGCCTGGTATTCGTCGGCAATTTCCTCGGCGCGCTGACCGTGGCGCTGATGATCGCCATCACCGTGACCTACGCATTCACCGTGGATCCGAACGAGGTCGGCCAGAAGCTCGGGGAGATCGGAACCAGCCGCACTGTCGGATACGCCGACCACGGTGCCGCCGGAATGCTGACCCTTTTCATCCGCGGCGTGCTCTGCAACTGGATGGTCTCGACCGGTGTCGTCGCAGCAATGATGTCAACTTCGGTGACGGGCATGGTAATCACCATGTGGATGCCCATCATGCTGTTCTTTTACATGGGCTTCGAACACTCGGTGGTGAACATGTTCCTCTTCCCGTCCGGACTCATGCTCGGCGGTGACTTCTCGGTCGCGGACTATTTCATCTGGAATGAGATCCCCACGGTGGTAGGCAATCTCGTCGGCGGACTCGCGTTCGTCGGGCTCACCCTCTACGCGACGCACGCCCGCACCGGTATCGAGTGGAATCGTCCGACCGATCCCACCGACTTCAAGCTGCCCGCCGAGGCGAACGCATGAGCCGGGCTGATATCACGGCGCAAATCAGCGCCGCTCGGCTGGCGAAGGGGCTCACGTGGCAGCAGCTCGCCGACGCCATCGACAAGCCGGTGGTGTGGACAGTCGCGGCACTGCAAGGCCAACAACCGCTTCCGGCCGAATCCGGCAAGGTGCTCGTTGACATGCTCGGCC is part of the Mycolicibacterium tusciae JS617 genome and encodes:
- a CDS encoding threonine/serine ThrE exporter family protein; its protein translation is MTDPAHEGNTDRRRLGLRIPLLGRRDPAPSAGQRSRLAGGVDDLHTRKVLDLTVRLAEVMLSSGSGTADVVVTAQDVAAAYQLHDCVIDVFVTTIFASAMTTEASPPVTIVRSAHARSTDYSRLAVLDRLVRRITSGGVSVDQAHEAMDELTARPHPYPRWVVTVGWAGFALGIAMLFGGSWLTCLLAAVTSAVIDRVNRLLHRIGTPLFFQQAAGAFIATLVAVAAYLYADQGPTALVATGIVMLLSGLTLVGSVQDALTGYMLTAVARLGDVLFMTAGIVVGILAGLQVAAVADITIRLQVDATETFIMPSGPGRMALAVSGAALAGACLTIVSYARFRAVATAGVVAGLAELVLIGLASGGFGQVFATGTAAVGVGLLATLSSIRRQAPALVTATAGITPMLPGLAVFRAVFYFVVDQDYGQGIAQAAAAAATALAIGAGVVMGEFIGSPLRYRAGRVGNLLRVRGAPGLRRAVGRVVQLRPAEIQARAAAAAERAWSVALEPTPADGARETDERQEPDGDER
- a CDS encoding metallophosphoesterase, with the protein product MTDIPADVVESLDPPRRSRHRRRLAVVVAIVLLLFGVPWWTLLASGAVWPTAVFVAGTLFFVAAAIALPSLMVFGHGRRHLDGAAAVGDALLGAAWVLFVWSVLGQIARLVLLGAGVPDPARSRWVAAGVLVVVAALLGWGYFEAMRVPRVREIEVTIDRLGRGLDGLRVALITDTHYGPIDRARWSAAVVDRVNGLGADVVCHVGDIADGTVQVREKQASPLAAVKAASARVYVTGNHEYFSEAQGWLDYMESIGWAALHNRHVIVERGGDQLIVAGVDDATAKASGVDGHGANLDAALTGAECTLPVFLLAHQPKQVSHAVRAGVDLQVSGHTHGGQIWPFNYLVRLDQPVVAGLSRHGERTQLYTSRGTGFWGPPFRVFAPSEITLLTLRCAEPSVTRPVHRSS
- a CDS encoding formate/nitrite transporter family protein, whose amino-acid sequence is MSYVEPPQFVTKMIDAGENKVFMSTRDTVIRAYMAGAILALAAAFAVTITVQTGNALIGAVLFPVGFCLLYLMGFDLLTGVFTLVPLALLDKRRGVTIRSMLRNWGLVFVGNFLGALTVALMIAITVTYAFTVDPNEVGQKLGEIGTSRTVGYADHGAAGMLTLFIRGVLCNWMVSTGVVAAMMSTSVTGMVITMWMPIMLFFYMGFEHSVVNMFLFPSGLMLGGDFSVADYFIWNEIPTVVGNLVGGLAFVGLTLYATHARTGIEWNRPTDPTDFKLPAEANA